The DNA segment ataacttggaagatacatgtaagcatacatgtaagcatctttcttttactttagtaaatatttttacaaaattattaattagaaaataataaatagcatttcatatttttcatccctaaatttgacgttaaattgaaattagtgtatattataacctttcacaaattttaatcttcaaacttatttaacttCTTCTTACATNNNNNNNNNNNNNNNNNNNNNNNNNNNNNNNNNNNNNNNNNNNNNNNNNNNNNNNNNNNNNNNNNNNNNNNNNNNNNNNNNNNNNNNNNNNNNNNNNNNNNNNNNNNNNNNNNNNNNNNNNNNNNNNNNNNNNNNNNNNNNNNNNNNNNNNNNNNNNNNNNNNNNNNNNNNNNNNNNNNNNNNNNNNNNNNNNNNNNNNNNNNNNNNNNNNNNNNNNNNNNNNNNNNNNNNNNNNNNNNNNNNNNNNNNNNNNNNNNNNNNNNNNNNNNNNNNNNNNNNNNNNNNNNNNNNNNNNNNNNNNNNNNNNNNNNNNNNNNNNNNNNNNNNNNNNNNNNNNNNNNNNNNNNNNNNNNNNNNNNNNNNNNNNNNNNNNNNNNNNNNNNNNNNNNNNNNNNNNNNNNNNNNNNNNNNNNNNNNNNNNNNNNNNNNNNNNNNNNNNNNNNNNNNNNNNNNNNNNNNNNNNNNNNNNNNNNNNATAAtttagagagagagtaaaattacaaaaaattatgtatataaattatattatttctaaaatttaatttgaagttttggactgagactaaaatttaattaaagttttagagtggggctaacccactttaaccctgaccctaacccacttgagagggggctttgggggttggggcttttttctggccccgtacttaaggggcttcttaaaatagggctttttcaatagtgggttagGGCTGGCCTTggggccatgggttaaattgacacctctataAATACACGATATTTACgtcaatttaacaaaataatattacattaattttaaaaaaataattaaatcattaaattaaacCAACCTAAGAAGTATAAGAACACCAAAATCTATTGagtcttaaatttttaatttaagtaaacttttttttcatgcattttaatttctatacttgaaaaaaaaaaagtcaattttgACTAAATACATACactttaactaaaatattttttcacgATAATTTAACaagatatattaaatatagGTTTAACTAGTTCAAAATAAAAGCGGACGCACGTAAAATTAATTACCTaagtatagaaaaatattttgtaaatataagaaCTAAGTATACCAATAAAAAACAAGACAGCCAAAATTacatactaaaattaaattaaaaattaaggttAGAGCCAAAATTTTCATCCTAATtggaattttttgttttttattattattagcatAAAGGTTTTTGACTAGATGGTGTGGGTTGATTTGACAAGTTCTTGGTTGAAGCAGacttgaaatgaaaaattagtcCAAAATCAAACACACTTTCATTATTCATTCTACAAACTTGACTTTTTCAGTTCTCaaatttatatgaatataaaaaataaaataataatgatattattattattattattgataattaaattaaaagcaGAAAATTCTCAGGTCAAcaaacaaccaccaccaccaagaCAGCAAAACCGTGTTTGCTTCGTGTAAtgtcttttcacaacatttcatattataatataaaataatctattGTTAAGGGTTTTGCAGCCACTCAACTCATTCAagattttttcacttttaattacttaattaatgCCTTTCAAACCCCACCTAACATTTCATTTTACTATCACCATAATCATTTTTCTAATCACTATCTTTATACAATTACGTTTTTAAATCTtctacttttaattattttatctattaaatacttcaacttttttatattttaaatcttatatttattgtttatttctttttatttaatatgattgtTATATTGCTTGGTCATCTTATTTCACACTAAATACATATCTCTCTCGCATTTTGAATGAATTGTCAAattatccaataaaaaaataattaaatgaaaaacccaattaaaaatatatgtgtatagtaacaaaataaaaactcaatgaaacttaaatattattaatatcaaatattttaatttgatctttAGATAAGAGTTTATAATGTTCCGAATTAGTTACAAATAGTTTTAAACATGActtttaaaacaatgaaaaaggtaaaaagaagTCAAATAGTTATTAATGAAGTTATTATTAATCTTTTAGGTAAAAAGGTATTacatatttgtatataatttcaaatgtcatattttttatatcgaCGATTCAAatgagttgtttttttaatattataatttgatcaaaaattattctaaatatgatatttaaaataagtgttgtatttttaaatattagataatCTATTATTGTATTgcaatataatatatctttattttatcattttttttctaataatattttgactttATTGACGTTTCCCTCTCTCCAAATTTGACAATCTCGCCGATTGTCTtctcaaattattttctttgtgattttttctcttaattttcataGGATAGTAATTTATTGCGatctttttatagtttaaaGGAAAATCACCACCAATTTGTCttcatttgtttgtgttttttttctttcaacaggTCAAAATTTATAACTTATTGCACATTGAggatttactattttaaataattttttaataattatctaaaaaatgaaaaattacaaacagcatattataagttaaaatgtatttttctgaaaataacATGATCTTTCATTGGAGAATTACGCTTAAGTATGGTAGAATAATTACAATGAAccttttttagtattttatgtaattttgcaaaactaaaatttaaaatcaaagtcaacggtttaattacaataaaatccGGATCGGTGCTaggaataaaattattttaaagcgATTACTATAAAAtcaatatcaataaatttattaaatttaaaatgtgtgaTTTGATgatgtaaatattataaatgtaataCATTTCCCATGTTATAGtttaatttctgtttttatgaattatttctCCCTAAAATtagagattttatttatttatttctaaccATAAATACAACTCAAATTTGagtacttattttttattcttaaccaTATCggtattctattattattattattttattgttataattattatctttaatttttgttcatgGTTACAATTAATCATACCTCAACTgttaatgaatttgatttatcttTTCTGACTAAAGATCTCATTTAGAttcaaaaatcactttttaaatgatgaaatatagaaaaataaccttttttataaatactctaatttatctcaaaaaaaaaattctgttTACTTCATTGATAATTTCATTGAAATTGGTCTAAgtaaataaattgtataattgttgttttctttgttatttttctcGTTATTATCAATTAATTCATAGTAGGTATATGCTTGCCCCGCATGTGCTtcgttcttctttttcttcatttcggaattattttaattattttaattttatattatctgCAGAGCACAAATGGTCAGAAGTTGAAATTctcgtttatttattttttaactgaaagggaataaatatatacattcgctaaaaaaacatgaaaataaacgAAAAAGGGAAATCTGCGGAACATTCTTCATCTCGCTCTCGCTTTTCAAGCCCAACAACGCCGAAGATTGTGTCTCCCATAATTTGAATTCTGAAGAATTCTCAAACACTCTGTTTTTGATCATCGACGCTGATCTCTTTTTTCCTTCATCACTGTTTCTGATCGCAAAGGTCGAAGGTTTTCCGCATCAAAATCTAACTTTGTTGGCTCCATCATCACTATGGGTAGAATCACGAAACTGGGTTTTCTTCTGTTACCCAGATAAGTCAAagggtttattctttctctTATCTTTCGTTGCTATCGCCAATCGTATCAATTTTCGGACAAGTGCACAAACGACAACATTTGTATCTGGTCTCTTCTCGTTCCAATTGCGTGTTTCTTGCTCAGATTGTGAAGTTAACAAAGTTTAGGCATCTCTTTGtttgtttacaatttttattttattttgttttttcaggTTAGAAGAAAAAGGGTAAGGGTTGTTCCGTGTTTGTTTGATGAAttatgttcaataagatattcAGTAAACTCCCTCGGAAGTCATCGAGAGGTCCCGAACACGGTGGAAGTGGAAAAGGCCATCATGGCGTTACCACTTCTTCGAAGAGCAGTGATTCTGTTACTGTTTCCCAAGGTGGCACCAGACCGGGGAATTCTTCCGTTGCGGGGCAGAATCATGGTAACAGAGTTCCATTACCGAAGGTCTTGAATGAGAACAATATTCACAACAACCCCAATAACGGGATTTTGGCTTCCTATGAGGCATTGCCTGCATTCAGGGATGTTCCCTCTTCTGAGAAGACAACTTTGTTTGTGAAGAAGCTTATAATGTGTTCTGTGGTGTTTGACTTCACTGACCCCACCAAACACGTCAAGGAGAAGGAGATTAAGAGACAGACCTTGGTGGAACTCTTGGATTATGTGACTTCTGCGAATGCTAAGTTCGCGGAGAATGTGATGCTGGAGGTGGTGAAAATGGTGTCTGCAAACATATTCAGGACACTCAGTCCTCAGCCACGCGAAAATAAGATCGTTGATGGTGTTGATGTGGAGGAGGAGGAGCCTTCGATGGATCCTGCTTGGCCTCATTTGCAGATTGTGTATGAGCTTTTTCTGCGATTTGTGGCCTCACCTGAGCTGGATCCGAAATTGGCTAAGAGATACATTGATCAGTCCTTTATTTTGAAGCTGCTGGATTTGTTTGACTCCGAGGATCCGAGGGAGCGGGAGTACTTGAAGATGACTCTGCATCGTATCTATGGCAAATTCATGGCGCATCGCCCTTTCATCAGGAAGGCCATCAACAatgtgtttttcaattttatttttgagacTGAGAAGCATAATGGGATTGCCGAATTCTTGGAAATTCTTGGGAGCATCATCAATGGTTTTGCCTTGCCATTGAAGGAAGAGCATAAACTGTTTCTTGTTCGCATCCTAATTCCTCTGCACAAGCCAAAATGCCTGGCAATGTATCATCAGCAGTTGTCGTATTGCATTACTCAGTTTGTGGAGAAAGACTGCAAACTTGCTGATACAATTATCAGGGGGCTGTTGAAGTACTGGCCCATAACAAATAGTTCAAAGGAAGTTATGTTCCTGGGTGAGTTAGAAGAAGTCTTGGAAGCAACTCAACCCCCAGAATTCCAGCGTTGTATGGTGCCATTGTTTCGTCGGATTGCCCGTTGTTTGAATAGCCCTCATTTTCAGGTATGAATTTTCTTCCTGTGTTTTTCCCTTGCTCctttttgtttcctctttctTAATTTCACGAGGAAATTGCACCTGACTTCcaaattaattctctcttgCAACTTCTTTGACCGGTTCCTGAAAACTCTATTTTAGTTCATTCCTCTTGTTTAGAAGCTGTTGTAGCTGGCTAGAAAAGTAGAAACCTTGTTTCACCAGCCCATTGCTTAATGCATATTTTGTTTTGCAGTTTTGAACTTGAAACGTATCGCAAATATCAAAATAAGAAACTCAATTCTTTGGTTTTGTTATGTCTTAAAACACGGAATCAACATTTCAAATTGCATTTGTGGTCAGTTTTTTGTCCCATTTATTGATATTGTGGGAAATTGCAGCCAATGTGGCCACGATTGGGATTGCGGTCACTTAATAAACCTTGATGTTGCAGCCCAAAACCATGGTCATGGACCGTTTTCTTAAACATTGCATGGAGTGATGGAAATCATTCATATCTATGCCCTCTAATGACTTGGGCTTTGGAAGTAAATCACCCCAATTGCAAGTATGAGATTCTAGTCTCCCAAGGTTCTTATCAACTGGCTTTAGAGCTTTCTACCATGTCTATTAGCACAAAATGTGCAACGCCAGTGGTAACATTAGCGTTGTAGTGTTTGCCCAAGACTAGTCAAATGACCAGTGCAGTGCTAGTTCGTGGGGGTGCTGGGATTGTAGAGCTTTGTCGGATTTTAGGATTTAGGATCCAACTACAAGATGCGAGACTTATGGTGTGTTCTTGCAAAGTTGTTATCAATTTACTTGTAAGAAACCATATTCTAGGTTGTAAAAACATAATCCAAGTTGTTACATGTCGAATTATTACATACATAAATGATGTGGAAGCACAGTCAACTTTTAGTAAATCATTGTTTAGTGTCAATTGTCACTTCACTGTCAAACCGAGCACAGAATGATGTTCTACTGCGATGAATCCTGCCTGAAGAGGTTCTGATCTTGCTtgcaaatttatatatttgtcttTTACCTTCCATGTTCCTATCCAGTCAGAGACATCCTTCCCTCTTTCTCTATATTGAGAGCAAGCCTGAGAATAGCTTTAAACTTTCTCATGTTCCCGCTTATGTAAAAGCTAAGAATGGAAGAAACGAATGTAAAACCTGggattgaaaataattttaattaagagaATTGGGGGGAGAGGGTAGCAGGGATTGAACTCTTAACTAGTTGATTGAACACAACGTTGAGTAGCTAAAATATCTTGAAAGGATGAGGTGTTGAATTTTGGATCAGGAATTGCTTTTTATAGTTCTATGTCTAACCGGTTCAGTAAGGTTTATATTGTCTGTAGTAAATGAATATACAAGGCTGTCCTTTCCCTCTGAAGAAGGGATTGACTGGTCTGATGTGTCaacctctttctttttcatccttttaaACTTTTGCTGGCTGGCCATTCGTTATGGGCATGTGCCTACTTGACTCGAATGAGGACagatttgtattttttttttataatttcacaCTTATAAAATCTTTCTATAAATAATTCGGTGGACTGCGTTGTGCATGCAGATTATCTACCACTTACTTTATAGCTTAGTTTTGAATGTTGatgattttatataatcttCATCCAGCAATTTTCCAATATCATGTGATAGCTTAGTCTTTGAGCAATTTCTCAGATAGCTTAAAATTGACTGGATTAACTAAGTTTTTGAGCAATTTCTCAGATAGCTTAGATACAATTGGACTTCCATTATGTTTAAGGGAAAGGGCATCCAAAGCCCTTTCTGTAGTTCTAAAGCCCCGCATAATAGGGATATCCTCTCTCTTGCAAATGTTTAGATGATGCTCATTTCATTGTATAAGTATTTGCATGCATAGGAAATGCTCTATAGCTTTCTCagaatatttttatgaatgaattttttgtTACAATAACCGAGTCATGTAACTAATCTAGAGAAATAAggctgttgttgatgttgttgtttgtCAGGAGTGTATTTTTGAACTGCTGATACATCTCTACTGCAATTTACAAGACTTAGTCTACACTTTGCGCTGCATGATGCTTCAATTTCTCATGTGATGTTTATAAATGACCTGTTTACAAAACTAAACAACGatctatttagtttttttttttgtcacgtTGTCCTAGGACAAAACTTGGGTGTTTTATGGTGATGATCTCAAATCATAGTTAAGAGTTTGATCCCGATAACACGCAGATTTTTAACACTGATCTTTTGTATGCATGcgaaaattcaattttaacgGAAGAAATAAACAATACCACAATACATAAACTACTGATCCTAAGTGTTGTCTTTTTGTCTTGCCCTGAATTAGTAGGGTTGTAGTAGTGGCAATATTCTATTTTCCCTTGAAGATCCACAAACCTATAtatcttgtctttttttttcctcaggTGGCAGAAAGAGCTTTGTTCTTATGGAACAATGATCATATCGTGAACTTAATCAAGCAAAACAGAAAAGTGATACTGCCCATCATCTTCCCTGCATTGGAGAGAAATGCTAGAAGTCATTGGAACCAAGCTGTCCATAGTTTGACCTTAAATGTGCGGAAGATTTTTAATGATGTCGACGCTGATCTATCGAAAGAATGTTTACAAAAGTTTGAGGAAGACGAGTCAAAGGAAGATGAAGTCAAAGCAGGGCGTGAAGCCACGTGGAATCGGTTGGAAGAGCTTGCCATGAAGAAAGCTGCAAGTGGGGAAGCAGTGCTTATTGGTAAAGCACCAACTCGCCCCTCTGCAGGTTAGATAGAACTGGAATATGTGTATTCTGCTCCAATAGcttcattttttcaaaaaaaaaaaaaagatttttatagtgttttttttttttgcatgtgATGCGTTGGCCAAGCGGGGCAATTTCTTGAATACTTTCTTATTCACTTCTTATAGAAAGCTATGATTAGTAGCAAATATCTCATGCAAAGCAACATCCCAAAGCTTaattattagtatatatataatatatatatatatatatagcttatAATCTTGTGCCCAATGCTGCCACAAAGCACGTTTAGGGCACTTCCCTTTGCAATGAATATTTGGTTTCAAAACTTAGAAACAAGAGAGAGGCAAAGCACTTTTCTAACGTAGACTTTGTCTTCATTTGACCTGTTTTGGTCCACAATCCAATGTATGGGTTGAATTTGAATTGCATGCCGGCCTTGTCTACTGGGGCGATTATGGTTGTGCGCTGTTCCCACGTCTTGGATGTCATTTTTCCCAAGGGACAACAAACCCTTCAA comes from the Vigna radiata var. radiata cultivar VC1973A chromosome 2, Vradiata_ver6, whole genome shotgun sequence genome and includes:
- the LOC106756392 gene encoding serine/threonine protein phosphatase 2A 57 kDa regulatory subunit B' theta isoform; translation: MFNKIFSKLPRKSSRGPEHGGSGKGHHGVTTSSKSSDSVTVSQGGTRPGNSSVAGQNHGNRVPLPKVLNENNIHNNPNNGILASYEALPAFRDVPSSEKTTLFVKKLIMCSVVFDFTDPTKHVKEKEIKRQTLVELLDYVTSANAKFAENVMLEVVKMVSANIFRTLSPQPRENKIVDGVDVEEEEPSMDPAWPHLQIVYELFLRFVASPELDPKLAKRYIDQSFILKLLDLFDSEDPREREYLKMTLHRIYGKFMAHRPFIRKAINNVFFNFIFETEKHNGIAEFLEILGSIINGFALPLKEEHKLFLVRILIPLHKPKCLAMYHQQLSYCITQFVEKDCKLADTIIRGLLKYWPITNSSKEVMFLGELEEVLEATQPPEFQRCMVPLFRRIARCLNSPHFQVAERALFLWNNDHIVNLIKQNRKVILPIIFPALERNARSHWNQAVHSLTLNVRKIFNDVDADLSKECLQKFEEDESKEDEVKAGREATWNRLEELAMKKAASGEAVLIGKAPTRPSAG